Proteins encoded together in one Miscanthus floridulus cultivar M001 chromosome 16, ASM1932011v1, whole genome shotgun sequence window:
- the LOC136512653 gene encoding uncharacterized protein: protein MAEVAALMNHAKEKIKASFSTENKRSLLNKIIQIIESRWDRQMDTPLYGAALFLNPGKFYTIQKENDEYVGHLRGCFNDVLARMVEDESIRNKIDQQSMLYEDQRGDIFKNCMALQTMKSKNPLDWWRTYGGRSIDLQRFAKRIVSLCASSSGCERNWSTFEFIHTKKRNRLEHKRLNDLVYVSYNRKMTSRFRKRREEAGKSYDPLVIEDFDWNNEWVDPMAQPEGARGSDLTWDQVDEAIGASRELRGRNLPRTYARRARHISRVVEEDEEEGEEEEIILDDDDIDDFGEQPMDATEDGGENVDASNDLDEFALDDF, encoded by the exons ATGGCAGAGGTTGCTGCTCTCATGAATCATGCAAAAGAGAAGATCAAGGCTAGCTTCTCTACTGAAAACAAGAGAAGCTTGCTCAACAAGATCATACAAATTATTGAGAGCCGTTGGGATAGGCAAATGGATACACCACTCTATGGCGCTGCCCTCTTTTTGAACCCAGGAAAATTCTATACCATCCAAAAGGAGAATGATGAATATGTTGGTCATCTAAGGGGTTGTTTCAATGATGTGCTTGCACGAATggtggaagatgagagcattcgaAACAAAATTGATCAACAATCCATGCTCTATGAAGATCAACGTGGAGATATCTTCAAGAATTGTAtggccctccaaaccatgaaGTCAAAGAACCCTC TTGATTGGTGGCGTACGTATGGTGGCCGATCCATTGACCTACAAAGATTTGCAAAGCGTATTGTTAGTCTTTGTGCTTCATCATCCGGTTGTGAGCGTAATTGGAGCACTTTTGAATTT ATTCATACTAAGAAGAGAAACCGGCTGGAGCATAAAAGATTGAATGATTTGGTTTATGTTTCCTATAATCGGAAAATGACTAGTAGGTTCCGAAAGCGCCGCGAGGAAGCGGGTAAAAGCTACGACCCTTTGGTTATAGAAGATTTTGATTGGAACAATGAATGGGTAGACCCAATGGCCCAACCTGAAGGTGCTCGTGGTTCGGACCTCACATGGGATCAAGTTGATGAAGCCATTGGTGCATCACGTGAGCTTCGAGGTCGTAATCTTCCTAGGACCTACGCTCGTCGTGCAAGGCATATATCAAGAGTGGTTGAAGAAgatgaggaagagggagaggaagaagagatcatcttggatgatgatgatataGATGATTTTGGTGAACAACCAATGGATgctactgaagatggtggagaGAACGTGGATGCTTCTAACGATCTCGATGAGTTTGCATTGGACGACTTTTGA
- the LOC136513258 gene encoding putative ubiquitin-conjugating enzyme E2 38, with protein sequence MNWPKHGKSGWIQDCPGPSTYVSKHTNSWADLVFQDESVYNYSDDYPYEGFEEDYAYDEDEFEDDGYDAPLIESEFKFGLSAKFDNLDVPPGLEASLPWMQNTAIEIANKTKSTKAVDDKIEEKYKAFKRFDTVDDHSDHYYSKPEKRKVQEVKKPSKDWVKRIQHEWKVLEKDLPDTIFVRAYEDRMDLLRAVIMGPAGTPYHDGLFFFDIYFPPQYPNVPPMVNYRAGGLRLNPNLYACGKVCLSLLNTWTGSGCEKWNPANSTMLQVLVSIQALVLNAKPYFNEPGYAMHANTAHGEKKSLTYNEDTFLLSCRTMLYSLRNPPKNFEDFVAGHFRKYGCNILVACRAYLDGAQVGCLSGDGVQDVDEGDTSCSVRFKQSLKRLVEELLMEFTAKGADCGKFLTEKARSGASTSAADTTLRL encoded by the exons ATGAATTGGCCAAAGCATGGCAAG AGTGGTTGGATTCAGGACTGCCCTGGCCCAAGCACATATGTTTCAAAACATACCAATTCCTGGGCTGACCTAGTGTTTCAAGATGAGTCGGTTTACAACTATTCTGATGACTACCCTTATGAGGGATTTGAAGAAGACTATGCTTACGATGAAGATGAGTTTGAGGATGATGGTTATGATGCTCCACTTATTGAAAGTGAGTTTAAATTTGGTTTGTCTGCCAAGTTTGATAACCTTGATGTTCCACCTGGTTTGGAGGCTTCTTTACCGTGGATGCAGAATACTGCTATTGAGATTGCAAATAAGACCAAATCCACTAAGGCTGTAGATGATAAAATCGAAGAAAAATACAAGGCCTTCAAAAGATTTGATACTGTTGATGATCATAGCGATCATTATTATTCAAAGCCAGAAAAGAGAAAGGTTCAGGAGGTAAAAAAG CCATCAAAAGACTGGGTGAAACGTATTCAGCATGAGTGGAAAGTCCTAGAGAAAGATTTGCCAG ATACTATATTTGTGAGGGCATATGAGGATAGAATGGACCTGCTTAGAGCTGTCATTATGGGACCAGCTGGTACTCCTTACCATGACGGTCTCTTCTTCTTTGACATTTACTTCCCTCCTCAGTATCCAAATGTACCACCG ATGGTGAATTACCGTGCTGGTGGTTTGCGGCTTAATCCAAACTTGTATGCTTGTGGGAAGGTGTGCCTTAGCCTCCTAAACACCTGGACTGGCAGTGGATGTGAGAAGTGGAATCCAGCCAATTCAACTATGCTGCAGGTCCTGGTCTCTATTCAAGCTTTGGTTTTGAATGCAAAGCCTTATTTCAATGAGCCTGGCTATGCTATGCATGCTAACACAGCTCATGGGGAGAAGAAATCCCTGACATATAATGAAGATACGTTCCTGCTATCCTGCAGGACGATGTTGTACTCTCTTCGAAATCCACCAAAG AATTTCGAGGATTTTGTTGCTGGCCATTTCCGCAAGTATGGGTGCAACATCCTTGTAGCTTGCAGAGCCTACCTGGATGGTGCCCAGGTTGGATGCCTTTCTGGTGATGGAGTGCAGGACGTCGATGAGGGTGATACGAGCTGCTCAGTGAGGTTCAAGCAGTCACTGAAGAGACTTGTTGAGGAACTTCTGATGGAGTTCACTGCGAAGGGCGCGGACTGTGGCAAGTTCCTCACCGAGAAGGCAAGATCTGGAGCTTCCACATCCGCAGCGGACACCACACTGAGGCTGTAA